The Marasmius oreades isolate 03SP1 chromosome 11, whole genome shotgun sequence genome includes a region encoding these proteins:
- a CDS encoding uncharacterized protein (CAZy:GH43) yields the protein MYILALCAVILLYRISTTHALINPILPGWNPDPSILRVGDDYFIATSSFEYFPGVPIYHSKDLVSWELVGHGLNRPSQLGLYGTPSDAGVWAPALRYHGGVFYLATTTRYVYSPELRLFPRSFYVTTTDIFSNKWSDPTYIDGLGYDLDLFFDPSGDVYASWAGINNAKDKIYGIYQSKIDVKTGNSLGPSNLIFTGTLPDNASARPEGPHVYFINGTYYLMIAEGGTDIHHRVTIQRGPAPSGPWENNPANPVLFNGADLKNEVQWTGHADLLQDSNGSWWGSALGVVPQQGNLSHIQLGRQTFLFPVIWESGWPVFNDGKPLTLHLEGVLEDKQAVREYSLEFALNTTQTTKTSLKSLDPMGSPVLDDTFYTLRTPQKPFYSLTARQGFLRLYGNAYKVGDRDTPALLLRKQGGYKETFEVILGQYTPRAGSPGGGVGTENGGREEAGITILYSDFLHDDIGVTAANGTEGRVVVTRTIVQAEQIGPWALGSENNTVITETIYPLRTTSGPVKLTIKSDGLQYQLGFAEPEGAEGAESDAFGQTTWTGIVDAAALSLPVAGGFFFKGVAFGAYNTGGGRASLTPADFVYWKQTPEDG from the exons ATGTACATCTTGGCTCTGTGCGCAGTCATCCTTTTGTACCGAATCAGCACCACGCACGCTCTCATCAACCCAATCCTTCCAGGATGGAACCCCGATCCGAGCATATTACGAGTTGGAGACGACTATTTCATTGCTACGTCGTCATTCGAATATTTTCCTGGTGTTCCGATATACCATAGCAAGGATTTGGTTAGTTGGGAGCTTGTAGGCCATGGGCTGAATCGGCCTTCGCAGTTAGGCTTGTACGGGACGCCCTCGGATGCAG GTGTATGGGCTCCTGCGCTACGCTACCATGGCGGAGTGTTCTACCTTGCGACGACTACGAGATACGTTTATTCGC CTGAATTACGACTATTCCCTCGTTCGTTTTACGTGACCACGACAGACATATTTTCGAACAAATGGAGTGATCCAACCTACATCG ATGGACTTGGTTACGACCTCGACCTTTTCTTTGATCCTAGCGGAGACGTCTATGCCTCTTGGGCTGGTATTAACAACGCTAAAGACAAGATATATGGAATTTACCAGTCAAAGATTGATGTGAAAACGGGCAACTCGCTCGGACCATCTAACCTTATTTTCACTGGCACACTTCCCGATAACGCCAGTGCACGTCCAGAGGGACCCCATGTGTACTTCATCAATGGAACTTACTATTTGATGATTGCGGAGG GCGGTACGGACATCCACCATCGTGTAACGATACAAAGAGGCCCCGCTCCATCCGGTCCTTGGGAGAACAACCCGGCAAATCCTGTCTTGTTTAACGGAGCAGACCTAAAGAACGAAGTCCAG TGGACAGGCCATGCTGACCTCCTGCAAGATTCCAACGGATCGTGGTGGGGGTCGGCACTGGGCGTCGTACCTCAACAAGGAAACTTGAGTCATATTCAGCTGG GCCGTCAAACGTTCCTTTTCCCTGTAATTTGGGAGTCTGGCTGGCCCGTGTTCAACGATGGCAAGCCCTTGACTCTCCATCTCGAGGGGGTACTAGAAGACAAACAAGCGGTCCGGGAATACTCTCTCGAGTTTGCACTCAATACCACTCAAACCACAAAAACATCCCTCAAATCCCTCGACCCAATGGGCTCGCCAGTCCTCGACGACACCTTCTACACCCTTCGCACCCCACAAAAACCTTTCTATTCGCTTACTGCTCGTCAAGGTTTCCTCAGATTGTACGGAAACGCGTACAAAGTTGGCGATCGAGATACGCCGGCATTGCTATTGAGGAAACAAGGGGGTTACAAAGAGACGTTTGAGGTTATCCTGGGCCAGTATACCCCACGAGCTGGTAGTCCAGGCGGTGGAGTAGGAACAGAAAACGGAGGTCGGGAGGAAGCAGGAATCACGATCTTGTATTCTGATTTCTTGCACGATGATATTGGTGTTACTGCTGCGAATGGGACGGAAGGGAGGGTAGTGGTGACCAGAACTATTGTTCAGGCGGAACAGATTGGACCTTGGGCGTTGGGTTCGGAAAATAATACGGTTATTACT GAAACAATATATCCGCTCCGGACCACCTCAGGACCTGTAAAGTTGACCATCAAAAGCGATGGGCTGCAGTACCAGTTAGGATTTGCAGAGCCCGAGGGTGCTGAAGGGGCGGAGTCGGACGCGTTTGGACAAACGACATGGACGGGAATAGTGGATGCTGCAGCACTCTCCCTTCCTGTTGCTGG CGGGTTCTTCTTTAAAGGTGTCGCTTTCGGCGCGTACAACACTGGAGGGGGCCGTGCGTCACTCACACCTGCGGATTTCGTGTATTGGAAGCAGACTCCGGAGGATGGTTGA
- a CDS encoding uncharacterized protein (BUSCO:EOG09260SIZ): MYNRIDAPTKCCDPVTDYSRWRLLVSEGGRHTWHYLKSDEECKKWPQTTVDKFWLGLPADLPALPPAKNAWEAAQNGFKFYKYLQAHDGHWPGEYGGPMFLIPGLVIGSYVSGMSFKDEQRREMIRYVMNRAHPEDGGWGIHVEGHSTVFGTALNYTALRLLGVSADHPTCTNARGILYKLGGACAIPSWGKFWLSLLNVYDWEGNNPVPPELWLLPEWLPMHPHRWWTHTRNVYIPMGYLYGVRFKAPEDELILALREELYPQNYYSIDWPAQRNNISPADLYSPHSTVFELLETILGYYELCTLPPLRRVAVERAYELVVMEDENTGYQTIGPVSKMFNLVARVHREGLESEAAKRHEAKRADFMWMCRDGMMMTGTNGSQVWDTSFITQALVETGLADMEEHKESLVNALAWLSQAQMLDNPKHYTTGYRHRTKGAWGFSTKEQGYTVTDCTGEALKSVLYLQGLSHIPKLISEDRICWAVDTLLSLQNANGAFSDYEPVRAPHWIELLNPAEVFGDIMTGYYYPECTTSVITCLAIFRKHVPHYRSKEVDRTINKAIVYLHSTQRPEGPWLGSWGICFTYATMFALESLSLVGETYRNSPYAKRACDYLVRMQRGDGGWGESYKACERAEWVEHDKTQVVQTCWAGLALMYAQYPYSEPLEKAVKLVMDRQLPDGSWAQEAIEGVFNKNCAISYPNFKFSFSIWMLGKAHSYLNKLKANGHIEVITANGKINGGLMNGHGHGANGNGVALNL, from the exons ATGTATAATCGCATAGACGCTCCGACGAAGTGCTGCGACCCAGTCACGGATTATTCTCGTTGGAGGCTGCTCGTCAGTGAGGGCGGTAGACATACATGGCATTATTTGAAGTCGGACGAGGAGTGCAAAAAATGGCCTCAGACAACGGTCGACAAATTTTGGCTTGGTTTACCTGCG GACCTACCTGCTTTACCGCCCGCCAAGAATGCATGGGAAGCTGCGCAAAACGGATTCAAGTTTTACAAATATTTGCAAGCTCACGATGGACATTGGCCCGGAGAGTACGGTGGGCCTATGTTCCTCATACCGGGCCTTGTCATTGGCTCTTATGTCTCTGGAATGtcgttcaaggatgaacaAAGGAGGGAGATGATTCGATACGTGATGAACCGAGCCCATCCAGAGGACGGAGGGTGGGGAAT TCACGTTGAAGGCCATTCGACCGTTTTCGGAACAGCTCTAAACTATACAGCCCTCCGTTTACTAGGAGTTTCTGCTGATCATCCAACATGTACGAATGCCCGAGGAATCCTTTACAAACTCGGCGGTGCATGCGCTATTCCCTCCTGGGGCAAGTTCTGGCTCTCCCTTCTCAACGTATACGACTGGGAAGGCAACAACCCCGTTCCCCCCGAACTCTGGCTTCTTCCCGAATGGCTTCCAATGCATCCACATCGTTGGTGGACTCATACCCGGAACGTTTATATACCCATGGGCTACCTATATGGTGTTCGTTTCAAGGCACCCGAAGACGAGCTCATCCTCGCTCTTAGAGAGGAATTATATCCCCAAAATTATTACTCCATAGATTGGCCCGCTCAAAGGAACAACATTTCCCCAGCAGACTTGTATTCGCCCCATTCCACAGTCTTCGAGCTTTTGGAAACCATTCTAGGCTATTACGAACTCTGCACTCTCCCGCCCCTTCGCCGGGTAGCTGTTGAGCGGGCTTACGAACTCGTTGTGATGGAAGATGAAAACACTGGCTATCAGACTATTGGACCGGTCTCAAAAATGTTCAACCTCGTCGCTCGCGTACATAGGGAAGGCCTTGAAAGCGAGGCAGCGAAGAGACACGAAGCGAAGCGCGCTGATTTCATGTGGATGTGTAGGGACGGTATGATGATGACTGGAACCAATGGAAGTCAGGTTTGGGATACGTCTTTTATCACTCAGGCGTTGGTGGAGACGGGCTTAGCTGATATGGAAGAGCATAAAGAATCTCTTGTGAACGCTTTGGCGTGGCTGAGCCAAGCCCAGATGTTGGATAACCCGAAACATTACACGACTGGTTACAGGCATCGGACGAAGGGTGCGTGGGGTTTCAGTACGAAAGAGCAAGGGTACACGGTCACAGATTGCACTGGGGAAGCTTTAAAATCCGTTCTATACCTACAGGGTCTCAG TCACATACCCAAGCTTATTTCTGAGGATCGAATATGTTGGGCTGTTGACACGTTGTTATCCCTTCAAAACGCCAATGGAGCGTTCTCTGACTATGAACCCGTTCGCGCCCCTCATTGGATCGAGTTGCTCAACCCTGCGGAAGTTTTTG GTGACATCATGACTGGATACTACTACCCGGAATGTACAACCTCTGTCATTACTTGCTTGGCTATCTTCCGAAAGCATGTACCTCATTATCGTTCAAAAGAAGTCGA CCGAACGATCAACAAGGCTATCGTTTACTTACATTCCACCCAGAGACCCGAGGGTCCATGGCTAGGCTCTTGGGGAATCTGCTTTACTTATGCGACGATGTTCGCCCTAGAGAGTCTTTCCCTTGTCGGTGAAACCTACAGGAACAGTCCATATGCGAAGAGGGCCTGTGATTATCTTGTCAGAATGCAGAGAGGGGATGGGGGATGGGGCGAGAGCTATAAG GCATGTGAGCGAGCGGAATGGGTTGAACATGACAAAACACAAGTTGTGCAGACGTGCTGGGCTGGTCTGGCTCTCATGTATGCTCAATACCCTTATTCTGAACCTTTGGAGAAAGCCGTCAAGTTGGTTATGGATCGACAACTTCCT GATGGTTCATGGGCACAAGAAGCCATCGAAGGTGTATTCAACAAGAATTGTGCCATTTCGTATCCCAACTTcaagttctcgttctcgataTGGATGTTGGGCAAAGCACACTCATACCTCAACAAGCTGAAAGCGAACGGGCATATTGAGGTAATCACTGCAAACGGGAAAATCAATGGTGGTTTAATGAATGGCCATGGCCACGGCGCTAATGGGAACGGTGTAGC ACTCAACTTATAA
- a CDS encoding uncharacterized protein (BUSCO:EOG09260SIZ): MYNRIDAPTKCCDPVTDYSRWRLLVSEGGRHTWHYLKSDEECKKWPQTTVDKFWLGLPADLPALPPAKNAWEAAQNGFKFYKYLQAHDGHWPGEYGGPMFLIPGLVIGSYVSGMSFKDEQRREMIRYVMNRAHPEDGGWGIHVEGHSTVFGTALNYTALRLLGVSADHPTCTNARGILYKLGGACAIPSWGKFWLSLLNVYDWEGNNPVPPELWLLPEWLPMHPHRWWTHTRNVYIPMGYLYGVRFKAPEDELILALREELYPQNYYSIDWPAQRNNISPADLYSPHSTVFELLETILGYYELCTLPPLRRVAVERAYELVVMEDENTGYQTIGPVSKMFNLVARVHREGLESEAAKRHEAKRADFMWMCRDGMMMTGTNGSQVWDTSFITQALVETGLADMEEHKESLVNALAWLSQAQMLDNPKHYTTGYRHRTKGAWGFSTKEQGYTVTDCTGEALKSVLYLQGLSHIPKLISEDRICWAVDTLLSLQNANGAFSDYEPVRAPHWIELLNPAEVFGDIMTGYYYPECTTSVITCLAIFRKHVPHYRSKEVDRTINKAIVYLHSTQRPEGPWLGSWGICFTYATMFALESLSLVGETYRNSPYAKRACDYLVRMQRGDGGWGESYKACERAEWVEHDKTQVVQTCWAGLALMYAQYPYSEPLEKAVKLVMDRQLPDGSWAQEAIEGVFNKNCAISYPNFKFSFSIWMLGKAHSYLNKLKANGHIEVITANGKINGGLMNGHGHGANGNGVA; the protein is encoded by the exons ATGTATAATCGCATAGACGCTCCGACGAAGTGCTGCGACCCAGTCACGGATTATTCTCGTTGGAGGCTGCTCGTCAGTGAGGGCGGTAGACATACATGGCATTATTTGAAGTCGGACGAGGAGTGCAAAAAATGGCCTCAGACAACGGTCGACAAATTTTGGCTTGGTTTACCTGCG GACCTACCTGCTTTACCGCCCGCCAAGAATGCATGGGAAGCTGCGCAAAACGGATTCAAGTTTTACAAATATTTGCAAGCTCACGATGGACATTGGCCCGGAGAGTACGGTGGGCCTATGTTCCTCATACCGGGCCTTGTCATTGGCTCTTATGTCTCTGGAATGtcgttcaaggatgaacaAAGGAGGGAGATGATTCGATACGTGATGAACCGAGCCCATCCAGAGGACGGAGGGTGGGGAAT TCACGTTGAAGGCCATTCGACCGTTTTCGGAACAGCTCTAAACTATACAGCCCTCCGTTTACTAGGAGTTTCTGCTGATCATCCAACATGTACGAATGCCCGAGGAATCCTTTACAAACTCGGCGGTGCATGCGCTATTCCCTCCTGGGGCAAGTTCTGGCTCTCCCTTCTCAACGTATACGACTGGGAAGGCAACAACCCCGTTCCCCCCGAACTCTGGCTTCTTCCCGAATGGCTTCCAATGCATCCACATCGTTGGTGGACTCATACCCGGAACGTTTATATACCCATGGGCTACCTATATGGTGTTCGTTTCAAGGCACCCGAAGACGAGCTCATCCTCGCTCTTAGAGAGGAATTATATCCCCAAAATTATTACTCCATAGATTGGCCCGCTCAAAGGAACAACATTTCCCCAGCAGACTTGTATTCGCCCCATTCCACAGTCTTCGAGCTTTTGGAAACCATTCTAGGCTATTACGAACTCTGCACTCTCCCGCCCCTTCGCCGGGTAGCTGTTGAGCGGGCTTACGAACTCGTTGTGATGGAAGATGAAAACACTGGCTATCAGACTATTGGACCGGTCTCAAAAATGTTCAACCTCGTCGCTCGCGTACATAGGGAAGGCCTTGAAAGCGAGGCAGCGAAGAGACACGAAGCGAAGCGCGCTGATTTCATGTGGATGTGTAGGGACGGTATGATGATGACTGGAACCAATGGAAGTCAGGTTTGGGATACGTCTTTTATCACTCAGGCGTTGGTGGAGACGGGCTTAGCTGATATGGAAGAGCATAAAGAATCTCTTGTGAACGCTTTGGCGTGGCTGAGCCAAGCCCAGATGTTGGATAACCCGAAACATTACACGACTGGTTACAGGCATCGGACGAAGGGTGCGTGGGGTTTCAGTACGAAAGAGCAAGGGTACACGGTCACAGATTGCACTGGGGAAGCTTTAAAATCCGTTCTATACCTACAGGGTCTCAG TCACATACCCAAGCTTATTTCTGAGGATCGAATATGTTGGGCTGTTGACACGTTGTTATCCCTTCAAAACGCCAATGGAGCGTTCTCTGACTATGAACCCGTTCGCGCCCCTCATTGGATCGAGTTGCTCAACCCTGCGGAAGTTTTTG GTGACATCATGACTGGATACTACTACCCGGAATGTACAACCTCTGTCATTACTTGCTTGGCTATCTTCCGAAAGCATGTACCTCATTATCGTTCAAAAGAAGTCGA CCGAACGATCAACAAGGCTATCGTTTACTTACATTCCACCCAGAGACCCGAGGGTCCATGGCTAGGCTCTTGGGGAATCTGCTTTACTTATGCGACGATGTTCGCCCTAGAGAGTCTTTCCCTTGTCGGTGAAACCTACAGGAACAGTCCATATGCGAAGAGGGCCTGTGATTATCTTGTCAGAATGCAGAGAGGGGATGGGGGATGGGGCGAGAGCTATAAG GCATGTGAGCGAGCGGAATGGGTTGAACATGACAAAACACAAGTTGTGCAGACGTGCTGGGCTGGTCTGGCTCTCATGTATGCTCAATACCCTTATTCTGAACCTTTGGAGAAAGCCGTCAAGTTGGTTATGGATCGACAACTTCCT GATGGTTCATGGGCACAAGAAGCCATCGAAGGTGTATTCAACAAGAATTGTGCCATTTCGTATCCCAACTTcaagttctcgttctcgataTGGATGTTGGGCAAAGCACACTCATACCTCAACAAGCTGAAAGCGAACGGGCATATTGAGGTAATCACTGCAAACGGGAAAATCAATGGTGGTTTAATGAATGGCCATGGCCACGGCGCTAATGGGAACGGTGTAGCGTAG
- the DPH3 gene encoding Diphthamide biosynthesis protein 3, whose translation MGAYYDEIEIEDMAWDADKGVYHYPCPCGDRFEISRKQLANYEDLATCPSCSLIIRVVYDPLDFEDEEEEEEESVSSSESDDEPFEDAMEKLTLNGSD comes from the exons ATGGGCGCATACTACGACGAAATCGAAATCGAAGACATGGCGTGGGACGCAGATAAAGGTGTATACCACTACCCATGCCCATGCGGAGACAGATTCGAGATATCTAGAAAGCAATTGGCCAATTACGAGGACCTTGCTACTTGTCCAAGTTGCAGCTTGATCATAAGGGTTGTTTACGATCCA CTGGACttcgaggacgaggaagaagaagaagaagaatcagtCTCTTCCTCTGAGAGCGACGATGAACCATTTGAGGATGCAATGGAGAAGCTGACTCTCAACGGGTCTGACTGA
- a CDS encoding uncharacterized protein (BUSCO:EOG092645TJ) has protein sequence MSSDPVELKKLVKQLQGNTNVKEIISILNILKRDFQINEGILRESKAGLAVGKLRNHEDKEVAATAKDLVKKWKEIVEKAKQQNGGASKGKAPAQKPSGSSTTPVTPTVSSLKTASTTLRTHTTDGVNINFTGDKTRDKCAELIYDALASDSSSPSDLILQRAKAVEVAVFNTHGGGSADYRAKIRMLFVNLKDKSNPGLREDVVSGEIAADKLATMSSADMASAERKAADEKIKNDNFFASLGAGEQQAETDAFQCSRCKQRKCRYRQAQTRSADEPMTTFVTCTNCGNRWKFS, from the exons ATGTCTTCGGATCCGGTAGAGTTGAAAAAACTCGTGAAACAACTCCAAGGAAACACCAATGTGAAG GAAATTATCAGTATCCTAAACATTCTCAAGAGAGACTTTCAAATAAATGAAGGAATCCTTAGA GAGAGTAAAGCTGGCCTAGCGGTCGGGAAGCTTCGAAACCATGAAGACAAGGAAGTAGCAGCGACCGCGAAAGATCTTGTaaagaagtggaaggaaaTTGTAGAGAAAGCTAAGCAGCAGAATGGTGGCGCGTCCAAGGGTAAAG CACCGGCACAGAAGCCCTCAGGATCATCTACAACTCCCGTTACACCAACCGTTTCATCACTAAAAACAGCATCAACGACTCTGCGTACCCACACAACTGACGGAGTCAACATCAACTTCACTGGCGATAAAACCAGAGACAAGTGTGCAGAGTTGATTTATGATGCTCTTGCCTCCGACTCGAGCTCTC CATCCGATCTCATACTTCAAAGAGCAAAAGCCGTCGAGGTAGCAGTTTTCAACACACATGGTGGGGGTTCGGCGGACTATCGAGCGAAAATACGCATGCTTTTCGTCAACTTGAAGGATAAGAGCAACCCAGGCTTGAGGGAGGATGTCGTCAGTGGAGAAATTGCGGCGGATAAACTAGCAACGATGTCTAGCGCT GACATGGCGTCCGCAGAACGTAAAGCCGCGGACGAAAAGATCAAGAATGACAACTTCTTCGCATCTCTAGGCGCAGGAGAACAGCAGGCAGAAACGGATGCCTTCCAATGCTCGAGGTGTAAACAACGGAAATGTCGATACCGTCAAGCGCAGACAAGAAGTGCAGATGAACCTATGACTACTTTCGTCAC TTGCACAAATTGCGGGAATCG TTGGAAGTTCTCTTGA
- the RPS14 gene encoding ribosomal protein S14, S11, whose product MPPKKVKAPKEEQTVSLGPQVAEGELVFGVAHIFASFNDTFVHVTDLSGKETVSRVTGGMKVKADRDESSPYAAMLAAQDVATRCREVGITALHIKLRATGGTGTKTPGPGAQSALRALARAKMRIGRIEDVTPVPTDCTRRKGGRRGRRL is encoded by the exons ATG CCTCCCAAGAAAGTCAAAGCCCCAAAAGAAGAGCAGACAGTTTCTCTAGGCCCTCAGGTCGCCGAGGGTGAACTCGTCTTTGGTGTTGCACACATCTTCGCTTCTTTCAACGACACCTTCGTTCACGTCACCGATCTTTCTGGCAAGGAAACTGTTTCTCGTGTTACTG GTGGCATGAAAGTCAAGGCCGATCGCGACGAGTCGTCTCCCTACGCTGCGATGTTGGCAGCTCAAGATGTTGCAACCCGTTGTCGTGAAGTAGGAATTACTGCCCTCCATATCAAGCTTCGTGCTACCGGCGGTACTGGAACTAAGACCCCTGGTCCTGGTGCCCAGAGTGCTCTCCGTGCTCTTGCACGTGCTAAAATGCGTATTGGAAGGATCGAGGACGTTACACCCGTGCCTACTGATTGCACGAGACGTAAG GGTGGTCGCCGTGGTCGCCGTCTCTAA